A stretch of DNA from Electrophorus electricus isolate fEleEle1 chromosome 18, fEleEle1.pri, whole genome shotgun sequence:
CCACTTCATCTATTCAAGACATTCATGAGAACTTCAGGTAGTTACCATTACAGCTTCCGTTTCCCTCCACCAGACATTTAGGCCATTAATAGTGTATAATCATGAAgttaatgttattgtttttgaagtgctgattttagcatttttaaaatatggcaaCAGATGAAGCTAGCAGTCATCCTTCAAAATTTTGTAGTGATTgttaattcccccccccccacccaaatgacaaaaaaattgGTCCTATCAGGAAACAAACGGACACAAACCCAGAGTTGCAATAGGAGGGCAGTGATTAAGAAATAAATCACTTGAGCTGGCTAACAGTTCTAAATGGTTGAGCTACAGCAGCGATGGAATGTCCTTACAGAGTCCAGGTAATGAAGGCCCTTGACAAGTGACTTTTACCAAGAACTTGTAAATGCTGATCTGCCATCATACTCAAATGTTGGGGagaatttataaaaaaaacaaaaaaaaacaaacaaaaaaaaaacccacaaacaaacaaaaaaaaacattacaccaAGGACTTACAAAAGCACATCTGAGTACAACAGCAAAAGCATGTAGGGATGTaggacattttatatttaaaaaaaaaaagaaaaaaaaaaaggggggggcgCAGAGTTATGGTAGTCATAGTGTGGTGGATGGCAGGGTAGGAACGAACAGAAGCAAATTACCTGCTTGGATCAGAAAACGTGAAGCCACCTGTCCAAATGTACATATGGAAAGTTCGGACAGAGGTATAGGAGCTAGTTAGTTATTTGCTGGGGAGCATGACATTAAACTAAAAAGATATGCATGCACTTTCTCCTTCCAGTCATGCTAAACATAaggaagacttttttttttttaactcagcAAGGCTCAGAGCACTGGAGAGGCTTAAGTGTAAAGATGGACCACTAGTGCCTTAGGAAAAAACACTTCATTAGTCAGCAATCTAAAGATCAATGTAGGTGGTCcagtttgggttttttctgTAATGGTCTGACTATGTACAGTATGGTTTAATTTTAAGTCTTCATAGAACCTGcatgcttgtttttctgtggcACTACAAGGGTGGCAAAAGGGACAGGTTTGCTAAATTATAAAAAGAGGATAAGTGTCAAGGAAAAGAttcaccaaaaaacaaaaaataaaaatagtaatgGGGCAATGATGGATCTGCTAATTGTAGTGTATTTAGTGTTTTAAAGGTGACAGAACAGGGTAAGGGTAGTGGATGTTAGTGAGCTGCTGTGTGGATGGATGGGTAAGAGCCACTTCAGTATCCAACCTTCCTCAGGTACTCACACATGGTATACATTTTCTTGTCCTCCGTGAATACCTTCCTTTACCATGACTACAACCAATACTGGAGTACAtaagggtgggggagggggggaaatAAAGACAACTAATGAACAAActtgaaaagaaagaaaaagtcttTCCCCCAGTAACATAGGGACATTATAGAATCTTAAACCATTCTTCAATTGCTATTAAAATTTTCCAAGACATTTAACTGCTTAAAGGAGAAAGCTTAACAGCAAACCTCACTTATGTCCCTCAACTGATACTAAACAAGTTTAATTACATTAGAACCCCGAATCCCTCAAGTATTTCGCCATCGAATATGCCTTCTTATTCAGTCCACCTCCATGGATCCCTTCTTTGCCCATTACAAGAACCAAGACTGTAAGAGAAGAAATTGAGAAGGTGTTGAAGTGGTGTGGTTAGGGACAAAAACAAGAGAAAGGTGCattttaatgagaaaaatatAGCACGCGTGATCCATTTctaaagagaacaaaaaatGAACACGCTTGTCCAAAAGGTGTCCATGTTGATTTGGCAATATTTTGGTTTCCAACTAATCACACAGAACTTCTATTAATTGCTCCATGAACCACAACTAATATCTCAACAAATGACAGAAGAATCCTAGTTGATATGAACAGCTGATTATAGCAACATTTGTTTGCACTAAACATTAAACCAATAACTAGATAAAAAGTCAACTCCTCCCCCCTTTaagaattaaacattttatcacATTCAGATCACTTATACAGCAGCCACAAGGATCATATGACATGAGAAGCCAAGTAATGCTCACATGGTTTATTCCTAGACAAATTTGCAACAAACATTGCTATAATAATGGCGATGTGCAAATTGACATCAGCCAAGCGAATACATTTCTGGGAGTCCAGAATTTCAATCTTGATAGTTTCTGTATTATGTTAAGAGCTACTAATTCCATTTACAGCCCCCCTCCCTACACATTCCTGAAAGCAGTCTGCAAGTTTACAAATGTTTTGGGAACAGATTTCCAGAGAATATAATTAACTGACAAGACATGGAATGGAGTGTTTGGAATGGAGTGTTTGAACAGGAGGGGGTCATTAGTGTAGCAAATTGAAGTGCAAAACTTGCCACTGGAGGTATTCTAGGGGAGACCTAAGGGCACTAAGAATGCAGGGAAATATCTACTTGTTTGTTTAAGGACATCACTGCATTcacctttttaaatatataaacaataaataaacttcTATATTAATTGCCTCAATATTGAGAAGGCAGACATGTGCCCACGTTTTGACATCCATTTCACGCTGATATTGACAAAATGAGAACCACAAAGACAGACTGCATGAACATCTTGGCATAGAGGCAAAACAGGTAAATGGAAAACTTAAACATAAAAGTGTGGTAAGCAAATCCATATATAAGGCAATACATTAGCACCACTGGTACTCCCTGCCCTGGTACAGGAGAGTCAGACATTTTAATTGTATGTATGAGCAGGGACGatcatatttattacatttttatatagtcACATATTAAAGTGTGAAAGTCTTCAGGCTTGTTTGCCTGTACTTACTTCTAAGGTGAATTCCTCAATCCCATGCAAAACAAGTTTAGtcatttacaaatacacaaaacagtTTACCTCTTGTAGCTCTGCCTACAGCAACATTGTATGTCGGCTCCCCACTACAACTCTTCGTCCTGAGGTCCATAGTACAGTCTCCATCAACAAACAGGCTGTCTCTGATCACAGAGCACTTCTTTTTCCCTAGGGTGAGCCCACAGGCGAAGAAGCTCTCTCGGTCTTTGCCGATTAGCATATCGATTTCATCAGCCTACAATTAAGGATTGCAGATGAGATTAACCAGTACAATATTAATTGGTTCCTAATTAGATTAAGTGTACCATACTACATgtaaccaaccaaccaaccccccaccccacaggACACCTCAAATTTGATCTTAACCAGTTTAATCAAATCAGATATATAAAattgccaaaaaacaaacaaaaaaaaaaaatcgaccCACAGTTGATTCCATGCAGTGTGTTCTGCAcatcaccccctccccccattaTGTTGGTGTACATAAGAACAGCATTACCATAGTCTTAGGCAACCAAAACTGAAcgttacacatttaaaaaggcTGACTGATGGGGCACAACCCATTAGGGCTACCATCTCAATTTTTTAAACGAAAAACGAAAAGACCGAATAAATGAGCGAACAAGACGCCATCTTTGAAACCGACGCGGGCTGTGTTCCTGCAAGGGGGAGACTATACGGGCGCCACTGCGCTAACTTCCTTCAAGCAAGGCCTAACTCGAAAGCGACCGGAGATAGAGGGAAGGGGTAAAAAGCAGCCCGTGTCCAATGATTCCATGAATCTGAAAAACCATAACTAGGACGTATACCGTGATTATAATTcgtcacatttttaaaacatttagtttAACATGTGCTAGCAAACCAACAGGTGAATAAGGCAATAAAAATGTGATTGTGTCATAGCCTGCTTCGATAACTTTCCCACTTTCGAATCAGACATCAACGGAAGAGGTTTTAGTTGATCAGCGTTAGACCAGCTAGACAGATTTTTTCACAACCATCTTTTCTGTTTCTGGAAATTCAGCTTCACGACTGCTATTAAAAGACGCGTATTCCATTTGGCGACAATGTATTGTTTCTATAGCATTACGGAAAAATAAGAGCAAGGCCTTTCCGTAAGATATCCATCAGCTAATCCAGCCATCGCTAGCTTTTTTACGTTCTACTGCTGAGTGGGCCTACATAGCTAGCTGACATGGTAATTCATAAGAGCGAACAATATATTTGTTGAATTCGATAGGAACATCTAGTTCTTGTATCCAAGAGAAAACGAGCGTTTTTACGATACTAATTATAGCAAGATGACATTCCATTGTCATGCAAGTTAATATTAACGCTGCTCATGTAGCTAGATGGCTGTCTTTGTAACTACAGATCCAGTAGCTGAGGCCGGTTCTCCGATGCACGCGTGCTAGCTAAACTAGCTTGCTAACCGGAACGTGGCGATGGGACCATACAAAGATAGTAATCTAGCCCCGACCCTAAacgctttttgttgttgttgtcgttttAAATCAGTAATTGTAATTTTGAAGTCTTACCGTTATACCGCTAAAAACACCGCCGGTTATACATGCCCAAACGTATTTGGCGTCTATATAACCAAGAATGGCGGCTTCCATGCAGCTGCCATCGCCCATCAGGTTATCCACGTAGCTTTGCCAAGACATATTTCTGTAATTTCTAATAAGATTTAAGCTTTGTATAGACCCTTGGATTTAAGACAGAAGTGCTATGGCAGCTGGCAGGTCGTAAGCTAAATCAAGTTTCACGTCTTCAATTGTCTCCAGAACGTTACGTTCTAACAGATCTGGGTTTGGGCAGGGAAGAAAGCCGATGAAATTAGACAACGCCTGGGTGTAGTCCGTGCATGGATCACTCCGCGCAGCCGTGTACGGTTCGGTCATTTTTATGGTCATCTATGATGGCGGAAGGGAAGAAAACTACCAATTAATTAGTCCCTTTTTAGCCTCTGTACGATCAACTTCAAAACCTGATTTGTAGTATTTTTTCTGAGGCACAGACAATTTCTGAATTCGCACTATATTACGGTGGAATGATTTTCGAGTTTAAATCGTGGGATTCAACAATCCCATCAATTCTTACTTGTTTTACAAAGGAatggtttttttaaaaagagatttAGCACTTCTGTTTGTCTAAGAAGGAATAAAGGataattttaacaaaaacattagaTAGGATAGGATACCCTAGGTCAAACCTGTCTGCACAGTGTTGCTCCAGAATTTAACAAATCTGTATTTCACCCTGTATTTATGTTCCCATTTATATCAAACAGTGCTGCAGTACAGGTTACATGATATCGAACATACTATGCTTAGCTTAGCTGAACCAATCTTTAAAAAGTCTCTATATTTTGCCTTGAAGACAAGTGTTTGAATCATATGATTGACTATAACTATACAGTAAATTGCAAAGATAACTCATTTTTCAAGTGACAAAGTAATATGACTGTGTACTATAACTGCCTTCGGTGATGTGATCTTGCCTGATTTAAATTAGAGCTTAGCTAACTTAACTACAATAGGTCCCTGTACAAGAAAACATCAGAAACATGGGAGTGTTTCCATATGGAGACAAAGTTCATTAGACACCTGATAAGTGCTTTAAAAATGCAAGCATTCCCACTTTAGGATGTTGCAGTGATGGGATtctcctgattttttttttctcatggaGTGCATTCTTGCTGTCTGAACTGATTATGTGATTGATTATATATAATAACTGATTactataatataaaaacatggaCACATTATTTTAAGGACGGTTTAATCTGTTACTATCTTTTGGTATGATTATATGAATTTTGGGATATTATCTTCTGGCTATAGGCCTATACTTTAAGGACATAATAAgattattatacatttacatattataatGGATACTTTAATGGATCTTGTTCAGGTTGATTTTGaaattttgtcatatttttctATTGTATCTACAATCTAAAGTAACTtcagtgtgctctgtgtgtgacaACATGTAAGGCCTATACCTCAGTTAGCgtaaaatattcataaaggGTTAAAACCGCAAATGaaataagccttccattcagaAGAAAGTGTAGTCATTACTCATAGATCTTTCTAGAATCCACAAAGTGTTCCCTGTCTTTGCTGAAGTGAGCCATTGTAACACTTCCTGCTTTTTCTCAGTGCTGGTTTATGGTTGGGcctcccccaaacacacacacaccgccatgAGAATGTGCTGCATGGCAGGAAACCATGCGTATCCAGCAAGTCATGTGTATGGGAGGGACTTCCTCAAGGAGAGAAGGGAGTGCTGTCTAGAATCCAATCTGAAACTTTTATTTGACCCAGGCACTTACCAATAATAGTCTCGAGATTGTACCCCCTTTTTTTAGTTTTGACTAAATGAGATTACTATTCTTGCAGTGTTTCTTCAAAGACTGTCAGATGTACATTACTTATTATCTTGTTAAATCACAGCATGCAGGCTCTGGCAGGCAGACTATTGGTACCATATGAAATGGACATAGGAACAACTACAGATCAACCTGTCACACTTGACATTAACAAGTTGATAATGTTGGCAGTTGTCATAATGATATATACACAATGCACCATGCATAACGCAGTCACAACACCATGTTCAATGTAAGtgtaaaatgaaaaggaaatgaaaaggTATTCAAAAATTTCACAGTGCATTCTTACCTGAGGTGTACATGACTGCTTCAAATTAAATGACTCATTCAGCATTGTCTCCATGTTTTAAACAACAGATTATTTACCCTTATTCTGTTAACAATTACATACAGCATTTCAGCAGCATTCTTACACTTTGTACAAGATGTACAAAGTTTTAAAGGTGAAGCATGAGATCTTCATTATAGCTTATATTgctaataaacaaatgtatttgttctTCATTAATACAATTCTCATCCATGTAGACCTTCTGTATTTGTAACTTAAGAGGGATCTCAAAAGTAAATGAACATCCTACATACATtaaatgtcaataaaaaaatcaattttatgtACTTCAAAACATTAACATAGTGAGTTTATGTTCTGTATTTGTTGGTCATTTAAGGATTACTTATCAAATTTATGAAGTGATGCTTTAATGTCAGTGATGAGCTTCCTAAATCCTTCTTTTCATCTTTATAATGTCACAATGATGTAATCCTCATTTGGCATTAATTTTCCTTATTCTATAGAAGGAACTTCTAtctatatttattaaaataataattgtatttattacatAAACTGAA
This window harbors:
- the LOC113590710 gene encoding profilin-2-like, producing the protein MSWQSYVDNLMGDGSCMEAAILGYIDAKYVWACITGGVFSGITADEIDMLIGKDRESFFACGLTLGKKKCSVIRDSLFVDGDCTMDLRTKSCSGEPTYNVAVGRATRVLVLVMGKEGIHGGGLNKKAYSMAKYLRDSGF